In the Arachis ipaensis cultivar K30076 chromosome B10, Araip1.1, whole genome shotgun sequence genome, one interval contains:
- the LOC107622883 gene encoding uncharacterized protein LOC107622883 isoform X4, with protein sequence MKNSPRMNNVPIANPNYIGTPNRHEAGEKEGLSDIKRRKCNKTVTARKRVSKSNKTKKNVLVNGNKETASSDSVQKIDLRLEAKLSGEEYSRMFAGQQIHPFFSLWKLGKKSQELDKTKHSLCTDRREDGRIFNGPVHIFESCQVDGTSSLDWNNWTFLGKTTIAKYSSETPNLPVLTNGQLSLLPDILQEISLANSAVPDDQPICPSKSDDAKMDLELDGVSTFSGQAGCFRSSDTQPLNRFFQERLICAWRTPLIIMKSYYHSCQGKSGSLWIHKYKPTKAFEVCGNYESVNFLHEWLKLWKERRKQSRMHSANGDQSDLQDYDYNGSDCDSDLENVHQDKFLQNLLLITGPVGSGKSAAVYACAQEQGFDVLELNTSDWRNGTAVKQYFGDALGSHGFKRLLEHTVCSREKKTVKLPSAPAFPNDKAAEDIDKDVIELITISDDGSQSPDGTSWSLHRKSSEFTCYNVQTLILVEDVDVLFPEDHGCISAIQHIAKTAKGPIILTSNSNKVGLPGNFERLNISFSLPLADELLCHLYMVCVTEDINSSPLLLERFIQSCNGDIRKIIMQLQFWFQSKNYAKDQKVQTFYSSIPFDLEATHQILPKIIPWSFPSEFSKLIETEVARLITIVEEDSCMQGLRMKEFHAVERKFDSDVQSMDTNYVDTAKRNRSISKCGQSDSQYSSTMSELSSCSGLLGISSWQNCQKKPVISSGSVNKDPNDNGQSTYFEPYNGQTFEVNNESPCKFQSETYTSKSFHKIACSGLDDCKCSGTAEVACLTENRIGTTFSAVTSGLLSGPTNFFPNNNVTPFTLSDYQGRSKFLQKFEPLDARIQESYSTAAVQDFRDENNEATSLYDTTRDDFKPKSELDYNLIMETDEVQNMWRKLRDHRMDLGQHGTAEQLGAIQVVKLASGLSNLLSECDLLFRNHQEKECGIMEHPKFLSDEDTFNWYDEQAMMSTIAVHGFCFYAKCISDVGSMFGFEPKNNTDITSEMLASTTNVMTLGKLSRQDHKKITTLYTNKQLELKKAMNDTKSESKTSLMKVIQSIVPTRLSLALKGTAFNEYLSTVRQISISEGLRILQGVEKKRGKRARSAQHYLSRCTMMSPEDISLVCQGDLYSKMSSQFAAEVKSNCT encoded by the exons ATGAAGAATTCTCCTCGGATGAACAATGTACCGATTGCCAATCCCAACTATATCGGTACACCGAATCGCCATGAAGCAGGGGAAAAAGAAGGTCTCAGTGACATCAAACGGAGAAAGTGTAACAAAACAGTCACTGCTCGTAAAAGAGTTTCTAAG AGTAACAAGACAAAGAAAAATGTATTGGTTAATGGAAATAAGGAGACAGCTTCATCAGACTCAGTTCAGAAGATTGATTTGCGGTTGGAGGCGAAATTGTCAGGGGAG GAGTACTCGAGGATGTTTGCCGGGCAGCAAATACACCCATTTTTTTCTTTATGGAAATTAGGGAAGAAATCTCAGGAGCTGGATAAGACAAAACATAGTTTATGCACAGACAGGAGAGAGGATGGAAGAATTTTTAATGGTCCTGTTCATATTTTTGAAAGTTGTCAGGTA GATGGTACCTCATCCCTTGACTGGAATAACTGGACATTTTTGGGGAAGACTACCATTGCAAAATACAGTTCAGAAACTCCGAATTTGCCTGTTTTGACGA ATGGTCAGCTTTCTCTTCTGCCAGACATTCTGCAAGAAATATCGCTAGCAAACTCCGCTGTGCCTGATGATCAACCAATATGCCCTTCAAAGTCAGATGATGCCAAGATG GATTTGGAGCTTGATGGAGTCAGTACTTTTTCAGGACAAGCAGGTTGTTTTAGATCATCAGACACTCAGCCCCTGAATAGATTTTTCCAAGAAAGGTTGATATGCGCATGGCGCACACCCCTAATCAT TATGAAGTCTTACTACCATAGTTGTCAAGGTAAGTCCGGAAGCTTATGGATTCACAAGTACAAGCCAACAAAGGCCTTTGAG GTGTGCGGTAATTATGAATCTGTAAATTTCTTGCATGAGTGGTTAAAACTTTGGAAGGAAAGACGAAAGCAAAGCAGAATGCATTCCGCTAATGGGGATCAAAGTGACTTGCAAGACTATGATTATAATGGTTCTGATTGTGACTCTGATTTGGAAAATGTACACCAGGACAAATTCTTGCAGAATCTTCTTCTAATTACAGGACCTGTTGGG AGCGGCAAGTCTGCTGCTGTCTATGCTTGTGCCCAAGAGCAAGGATTTGACGTTTTAGAG CTTAATACATCAGACTGGCGAAATGGGACTGCTGTCAAGCAGTATTTTGGAGATGCTCTTGGATCACACGGCTTCAAAAG GTTATTGGAACACACTGTGTGTTCACGGGAGAAAAAAACTGTGAAATTGCCGTCAGCTCCAGCATTTCCTAATGATAAAGCAGCAGAGGATATTGATAAGGATGTCATTGAACTGATAACCATATCTGATGATGGATCCCAGAGTCCTGATGGGACATCTTGGAGCTTACATCGCAAAAGTAGTGAATTTACGTGTTATAATGTACAAACATTAATTCTAGTTGAGGATGTTGATGTGCTTTTTCCTGAAGATCATGGATGCATTTCTGCCATACAACACATTGCTAAGACAGCAAAAGGGCCTATAATATTGACCAGCAATA GTAATAAGGTTGGCCTTCCAGGTAATTTTGAGAGACTAAACATTTCATTCTCATTGCCATTAGCAGATGAGTTGCTTTGCCATTTGTACATG GTTTGTGTCACAGAAGATATCAACAGCAGCCCTCTTTTACTGGAGAGATTTATACAGTCTTGCAACGGAGATATTCGCAAAATCATCATGCAACTTCAGTTTTGGTTCCAGAGTAAAAACTATGCAAAAG ATCAGAAAGTGCAGACATTTTATAGCTCAATTCCATTTGATCTCGAGGCTACTCATCAGATACTGCCAAAGATAATACCATGGAGTTTTCCTTCAGAGTTTTCCAAACTAATTGAGACGGAAGTTGCCAGGCTAATAACCATAGTGGAAGAAGACTCATGCATGCAGGGTTTACGTATGAAAGAGTTTCATGCAGTTGAAAGGAAATTTGATTCGGATGTGCAATCTATGGACACTAATTATGTAGATACCGCCAAGAGGAATAGATCTATTTCAAAGTGCGGCCAGTCTGACAGTCAATATAGTAGTACTATGTCTGAGCTTTCTAGTTGTTCTGGACTCCTAGGAATTTCATCTTGGCAAAATTGCCAAAAGAAGCCGGTCATTTCCTCTGGTTCTGTAAATAAGGATCCAAATGATAATGGACAGTCTACATATTTTGAACCTTATAATGGACAAACCTTTGAAGTCAACAATGAATCTCCCTGCAAGTTTCAATCTGAAACATACACCAGCAAGTCATTTCACAAGATAGCTTGTTCTGGTTTGGATGATTGTAAATGTTCAGGAACAGCTGAAGTTGCATGCTTAACTGAAAATAGAATAGGGACCACATTTAGTGCAGTGACTTCTGGCCTTCTTTCTGGCCCAACTAACTTTTTTCCAAATAATAACGTTACTCCTTTCACTCTCAGTGATTATCAGGGCAGATCCAAATTCCTGCAGAAATTTGAACCACTTGATGCTAGAATTCAAGAATCTTATTCTACGGCGGCTGTACAAGATTTTCGAGATGAGAACAATGAAGCTACAAGTCTATATGACACGACTCGTGATGATTTCAAACCAAAATCAGAATTAGACTACAATTTGATTATGGAAACAGATGAGGTTCAAAATATGTGGAGGAAACTTCGTGATCACCGAATGGATTTAGGACAGCATGGCACTGCAGAACAGCTAGGTGCTATTCAAGTTGTTAAACTTGCAAGTGGGTTGAGTAACTTACTTTCAGAATGTGACCTGTTATTTCGTAATCATCAAGAAAAAGAATGT GGTATCATGGAACATCCCAAGTTTCTTTCTGATGAAGACACATTTAATTGGTATGATGAGCAAGCGATGATGTCTACGATTGCTGTACACGGGTTTTGTTTTTATGCTAAATGTATTTCAGATGTAGGATCTATGTTTGGTTTTGAGCCTAAAAACAATACAGATATAACTTCGGAAATGTTGGCTTCCACTACTAATGTTATGACACTGGGGAAGTTATCTAGACAGGATCACAAAAAAATCACTACTTTATATACTAATAAACAATTAGAGCTGAAGAAAGCAATGAACGATACAAAGAG TGAAAGCAAAACATCTCTGATGAAGGTGATCCAGTCCATTGTTCCTACAAGATTATCACTGGCGCTGAAAGGCACTGCATTCAATGAGTATCTATCTACGGTTCGCCAAATTTCGATTTCAGAAGGTTTACGCATTTTGCAAGGTGttgagaagaagagaggaaaaaG GGCCCGGAGTGCTCAACATTACTTGAGCAGATGCACAATGATGTCTCCTGAAGATATATCATTGGTATGTCAGGGTGATTTGTACAGTAAGATGTCTTCACAATTCGCAGCTGAGGTGAAAAGCAACTGTACATGA
- the LOC107622883 gene encoding uncharacterized protein LOC107622883 isoform X6, translating into MVPHPLTGITGHFWGRLPLQNTNAMPCSDGQLSLLPDILQEISLANSAVPDDQPICPSKSDDAKMDLELDGVSTFSGQAGCFRSSDTQPLNRFFQERLICAWRTPLIIMKSYYHSCQGKSGSLWIHKYKPTKAFEVCGNYESVNFLHEWLKLWKERRKQSRMHSANGDQSDLQDYDYNGSDCDSDLENVHQDKFLQNLLLITGPVGSGKSAAVYACAQEQGFDVLELNTSDWRNGTAVKQYFGDALGSHGFKRLLEHTVCSREKKTVKLPSAPAFPNDKAAEDIDKDVIELITISDDGSQSPDGTSWSLHRKSSEFTCYNVQTLILVEDVDVLFPEDHGCISAIQHIAKTAKGPIILTSNSNKVGLPGNFERLNISFSLPLADELLCHLYMVCVTEDINSSPLLLERFIQSCNGDIRKIIMQLQFWFQSKNYAKDQKVQTFYSSIPFDLEATHQILPKIIPWSFPSEFSKLIETEVARLITIVEEDSCMQGLRMKEFHAVERKFDSDVQSMDTNYVDTAKRNRSISKCGQSDSQYSSTMSELSSCSGLLGISSWQNCQKKPVISSGSVNKDPNDNGQSTYFEPYNGQTFEVNNESPCKFQSETYTSKSFHKIACSGLDDCKCSGTAEVACLTENRIGTTFSAVTSGLLSGPTNFFPNNNVTPFTLSDYQGRSKFLQKFEPLDARIQESYSTAAVQDFRDENNEATSLYDTTRDDFKPKSELDYNLIMETDEVQNMWRKLRDHRMDLGQHGTAEQLGAIQVVKLASGLSNLLSECDLLFRNHQEKECGIMEHPKFLSDEDTFNWYDEQAMMSTIAVHGFCFYAKCISDVGSMFGFEPKNNTDITSEMLASTTNVMTLGKLSRQDHKKITTLYTNKQLELKKAMNDTKSESKTSLMKVIQSIVPTRLSLALKGTAFNEYLSTVRQISISEGLRILQGVEKKRGKRARSAQHYLSRCTMMSPEDISLVCQGDLYSKMSSQFAAEVKSNCT; encoded by the exons ATGGTACCTCATCCCTTGACTGGAATAACTGGACATTTTTGGGGAAGACTACCATTGCAAAATACA AATGCTATGCCTTGCTCAGATGGTCAGCTTTCTCTTCTGCCAGACATTCTGCAAGAAATATCGCTAGCAAACTCCGCTGTGCCTGATGATCAACCAATATGCCCTTCAAAGTCAGATGATGCCAAGATG GATTTGGAGCTTGATGGAGTCAGTACTTTTTCAGGACAAGCAGGTTGTTTTAGATCATCAGACACTCAGCCCCTGAATAGATTTTTCCAAGAAAGGTTGATATGCGCATGGCGCACACCCCTAATCAT TATGAAGTCTTACTACCATAGTTGTCAAGGTAAGTCCGGAAGCTTATGGATTCACAAGTACAAGCCAACAAAGGCCTTTGAG GTGTGCGGTAATTATGAATCTGTAAATTTCTTGCATGAGTGGTTAAAACTTTGGAAGGAAAGACGAAAGCAAAGCAGAATGCATTCCGCTAATGGGGATCAAAGTGACTTGCAAGACTATGATTATAATGGTTCTGATTGTGACTCTGATTTGGAAAATGTACACCAGGACAAATTCTTGCAGAATCTTCTTCTAATTACAGGACCTGTTGGG AGCGGCAAGTCTGCTGCTGTCTATGCTTGTGCCCAAGAGCAAGGATTTGACGTTTTAGAG CTTAATACATCAGACTGGCGAAATGGGACTGCTGTCAAGCAGTATTTTGGAGATGCTCTTGGATCACACGGCTTCAAAAG GTTATTGGAACACACTGTGTGTTCACGGGAGAAAAAAACTGTGAAATTGCCGTCAGCTCCAGCATTTCCTAATGATAAAGCAGCAGAGGATATTGATAAGGATGTCATTGAACTGATAACCATATCTGATGATGGATCCCAGAGTCCTGATGGGACATCTTGGAGCTTACATCGCAAAAGTAGTGAATTTACGTGTTATAATGTACAAACATTAATTCTAGTTGAGGATGTTGATGTGCTTTTTCCTGAAGATCATGGATGCATTTCTGCCATACAACACATTGCTAAGACAGCAAAAGGGCCTATAATATTGACCAGCAATA GTAATAAGGTTGGCCTTCCAGGTAATTTTGAGAGACTAAACATTTCATTCTCATTGCCATTAGCAGATGAGTTGCTTTGCCATTTGTACATG GTTTGTGTCACAGAAGATATCAACAGCAGCCCTCTTTTACTGGAGAGATTTATACAGTCTTGCAACGGAGATATTCGCAAAATCATCATGCAACTTCAGTTTTGGTTCCAGAGTAAAAACTATGCAAAAG ATCAGAAAGTGCAGACATTTTATAGCTCAATTCCATTTGATCTCGAGGCTACTCATCAGATACTGCCAAAGATAATACCATGGAGTTTTCCTTCAGAGTTTTCCAAACTAATTGAGACGGAAGTTGCCAGGCTAATAACCATAGTGGAAGAAGACTCATGCATGCAGGGTTTACGTATGAAAGAGTTTCATGCAGTTGAAAGGAAATTTGATTCGGATGTGCAATCTATGGACACTAATTATGTAGATACCGCCAAGAGGAATAGATCTATTTCAAAGTGCGGCCAGTCTGACAGTCAATATAGTAGTACTATGTCTGAGCTTTCTAGTTGTTCTGGACTCCTAGGAATTTCATCTTGGCAAAATTGCCAAAAGAAGCCGGTCATTTCCTCTGGTTCTGTAAATAAGGATCCAAATGATAATGGACAGTCTACATATTTTGAACCTTATAATGGACAAACCTTTGAAGTCAACAATGAATCTCCCTGCAAGTTTCAATCTGAAACATACACCAGCAAGTCATTTCACAAGATAGCTTGTTCTGGTTTGGATGATTGTAAATGTTCAGGAACAGCTGAAGTTGCATGCTTAACTGAAAATAGAATAGGGACCACATTTAGTGCAGTGACTTCTGGCCTTCTTTCTGGCCCAACTAACTTTTTTCCAAATAATAACGTTACTCCTTTCACTCTCAGTGATTATCAGGGCAGATCCAAATTCCTGCAGAAATTTGAACCACTTGATGCTAGAATTCAAGAATCTTATTCTACGGCGGCTGTACAAGATTTTCGAGATGAGAACAATGAAGCTACAAGTCTATATGACACGACTCGTGATGATTTCAAACCAAAATCAGAATTAGACTACAATTTGATTATGGAAACAGATGAGGTTCAAAATATGTGGAGGAAACTTCGTGATCACCGAATGGATTTAGGACAGCATGGCACTGCAGAACAGCTAGGTGCTATTCAAGTTGTTAAACTTGCAAGTGGGTTGAGTAACTTACTTTCAGAATGTGACCTGTTATTTCGTAATCATCAAGAAAAAGAATGT GGTATCATGGAACATCCCAAGTTTCTTTCTGATGAAGACACATTTAATTGGTATGATGAGCAAGCGATGATGTCTACGATTGCTGTACACGGGTTTTGTTTTTATGCTAAATGTATTTCAGATGTAGGATCTATGTTTGGTTTTGAGCCTAAAAACAATACAGATATAACTTCGGAAATGTTGGCTTCCACTACTAATGTTATGACACTGGGGAAGTTATCTAGACAGGATCACAAAAAAATCACTACTTTATATACTAATAAACAATTAGAGCTGAAGAAAGCAATGAACGATACAAAGAG TGAAAGCAAAACATCTCTGATGAAGGTGATCCAGTCCATTGTTCCTACAAGATTATCACTGGCGCTGAAAGGCACTGCATTCAATGAGTATCTATCTACGGTTCGCCAAATTTCGATTTCAGAAGGTTTACGCATTTTGCAAGGTGttgagaagaagagaggaaaaaG GGCCCGGAGTGCTCAACATTACTTGAGCAGATGCACAATGATGTCTCCTGAAGATATATCATTGGTATGTCAGGGTGATTTGTACAGTAAGATGTCTTCACAATTCGCAGCTGAGGTGAAAAGCAACTGTACATGA
- the LOC107622883 gene encoding uncharacterized protein LOC107622883 isoform X1: MKNSPRMNNVPIANPNYIGTPNRHEAGEKEGLSDIKRRKCNKTVTARKRVSKSNKTKKNVLVNGNKETASSDSVQKIDLRLEAKLSGEEYSRMFAGQQIHPFFSLWKLGKKSQELDKTKHSLCTDRREDGRIFNGPVHIFESCQVDGTSSLDWNNWTFLGKTTIAKYSSETPNLPVLTSSVEPLNFDNLHSAVDQSHALISQNAMPCSDGQLSLLPDILQEISLANSAVPDDQPICPSKSDDAKMDLELDGVSTFSGQAGCFRSSDTQPLNRFFQERLICAWRTPLIIMKSYYHSCQGKSGSLWIHKYKPTKAFEVCGNYESVNFLHEWLKLWKERRKQSRMHSANGDQSDLQDYDYNGSDCDSDLENVHQDKFLQNLLLITGPVGSGKSAAVYACAQEQGFDVLELNTSDWRNGTAVKQYFGDALGSHGFKRLLEHTVCSREKKTVKLPSAPAFPNDKAAEDIDKDVIELITISDDGSQSPDGTSWSLHRKSSEFTCYNVQTLILVEDVDVLFPEDHGCISAIQHIAKTAKGPIILTSNSNKVGLPGNFERLNISFSLPLADELLCHLYMVCVTEDINSSPLLLERFIQSCNGDIRKIIMQLQFWFQSKNYAKDQKVQTFYSSIPFDLEATHQILPKIIPWSFPSEFSKLIETEVARLITIVEEDSCMQGLRMKEFHAVERKFDSDVQSMDTNYVDTAKRNRSISKCGQSDSQYSSTMSELSSCSGLLGISSWQNCQKKPVISSGSVNKDPNDNGQSTYFEPYNGQTFEVNNESPCKFQSETYTSKSFHKIACSGLDDCKCSGTAEVACLTENRIGTTFSAVTSGLLSGPTNFFPNNNVTPFTLSDYQGRSKFLQKFEPLDARIQESYSTAAVQDFRDENNEATSLYDTTRDDFKPKSELDYNLIMETDEVQNMWRKLRDHRMDLGQHGTAEQLGAIQVVKLASGLSNLLSECDLLFRNHQEKECGIMEHPKFLSDEDTFNWYDEQAMMSTIAVHGFCFYAKCISDVGSMFGFEPKNNTDITSEMLASTTNVMTLGKLSRQDHKKITTLYTNKQLELKKAMNDTKSESKTSLMKVIQSIVPTRLSLALKGTAFNEYLSTVRQISISEGLRILQGVEKKRGKRARSAQHYLSRCTMMSPEDISLVCQGDLYSKMSSQFAAEVKSNCT, from the exons ATGAAGAATTCTCCTCGGATGAACAATGTACCGATTGCCAATCCCAACTATATCGGTACACCGAATCGCCATGAAGCAGGGGAAAAAGAAGGTCTCAGTGACATCAAACGGAGAAAGTGTAACAAAACAGTCACTGCTCGTAAAAGAGTTTCTAAG AGTAACAAGACAAAGAAAAATGTATTGGTTAATGGAAATAAGGAGACAGCTTCATCAGACTCAGTTCAGAAGATTGATTTGCGGTTGGAGGCGAAATTGTCAGGGGAG GAGTACTCGAGGATGTTTGCCGGGCAGCAAATACACCCATTTTTTTCTTTATGGAAATTAGGGAAGAAATCTCAGGAGCTGGATAAGACAAAACATAGTTTATGCACAGACAGGAGAGAGGATGGAAGAATTTTTAATGGTCCTGTTCATATTTTTGAAAGTTGTCAGGTA GATGGTACCTCATCCCTTGACTGGAATAACTGGACATTTTTGGGGAAGACTACCATTGCAAAATACAGTTCAGAAACTCCGAATTTGCCTGTTTTGACGAGTTCTGTTGAACCCTTAAATTTTGATAACCTTCATAGTGCTGTGGACCAATCCCATGCTTTAATTTCTCAGAATGCTATGCCTTGCTCAGATGGTCAGCTTTCTCTTCTGCCAGACATTCTGCAAGAAATATCGCTAGCAAACTCCGCTGTGCCTGATGATCAACCAATATGCCCTTCAAAGTCAGATGATGCCAAGATG GATTTGGAGCTTGATGGAGTCAGTACTTTTTCAGGACAAGCAGGTTGTTTTAGATCATCAGACACTCAGCCCCTGAATAGATTTTTCCAAGAAAGGTTGATATGCGCATGGCGCACACCCCTAATCAT TATGAAGTCTTACTACCATAGTTGTCAAGGTAAGTCCGGAAGCTTATGGATTCACAAGTACAAGCCAACAAAGGCCTTTGAG GTGTGCGGTAATTATGAATCTGTAAATTTCTTGCATGAGTGGTTAAAACTTTGGAAGGAAAGACGAAAGCAAAGCAGAATGCATTCCGCTAATGGGGATCAAAGTGACTTGCAAGACTATGATTATAATGGTTCTGATTGTGACTCTGATTTGGAAAATGTACACCAGGACAAATTCTTGCAGAATCTTCTTCTAATTACAGGACCTGTTGGG AGCGGCAAGTCTGCTGCTGTCTATGCTTGTGCCCAAGAGCAAGGATTTGACGTTTTAGAG CTTAATACATCAGACTGGCGAAATGGGACTGCTGTCAAGCAGTATTTTGGAGATGCTCTTGGATCACACGGCTTCAAAAG GTTATTGGAACACACTGTGTGTTCACGGGAGAAAAAAACTGTGAAATTGCCGTCAGCTCCAGCATTTCCTAATGATAAAGCAGCAGAGGATATTGATAAGGATGTCATTGAACTGATAACCATATCTGATGATGGATCCCAGAGTCCTGATGGGACATCTTGGAGCTTACATCGCAAAAGTAGTGAATTTACGTGTTATAATGTACAAACATTAATTCTAGTTGAGGATGTTGATGTGCTTTTTCCTGAAGATCATGGATGCATTTCTGCCATACAACACATTGCTAAGACAGCAAAAGGGCCTATAATATTGACCAGCAATA GTAATAAGGTTGGCCTTCCAGGTAATTTTGAGAGACTAAACATTTCATTCTCATTGCCATTAGCAGATGAGTTGCTTTGCCATTTGTACATG GTTTGTGTCACAGAAGATATCAACAGCAGCCCTCTTTTACTGGAGAGATTTATACAGTCTTGCAACGGAGATATTCGCAAAATCATCATGCAACTTCAGTTTTGGTTCCAGAGTAAAAACTATGCAAAAG ATCAGAAAGTGCAGACATTTTATAGCTCAATTCCATTTGATCTCGAGGCTACTCATCAGATACTGCCAAAGATAATACCATGGAGTTTTCCTTCAGAGTTTTCCAAACTAATTGAGACGGAAGTTGCCAGGCTAATAACCATAGTGGAAGAAGACTCATGCATGCAGGGTTTACGTATGAAAGAGTTTCATGCAGTTGAAAGGAAATTTGATTCGGATGTGCAATCTATGGACACTAATTATGTAGATACCGCCAAGAGGAATAGATCTATTTCAAAGTGCGGCCAGTCTGACAGTCAATATAGTAGTACTATGTCTGAGCTTTCTAGTTGTTCTGGACTCCTAGGAATTTCATCTTGGCAAAATTGCCAAAAGAAGCCGGTCATTTCCTCTGGTTCTGTAAATAAGGATCCAAATGATAATGGACAGTCTACATATTTTGAACCTTATAATGGACAAACCTTTGAAGTCAACAATGAATCTCCCTGCAAGTTTCAATCTGAAACATACACCAGCAAGTCATTTCACAAGATAGCTTGTTCTGGTTTGGATGATTGTAAATGTTCAGGAACAGCTGAAGTTGCATGCTTAACTGAAAATAGAATAGGGACCACATTTAGTGCAGTGACTTCTGGCCTTCTTTCTGGCCCAACTAACTTTTTTCCAAATAATAACGTTACTCCTTTCACTCTCAGTGATTATCAGGGCAGATCCAAATTCCTGCAGAAATTTGAACCACTTGATGCTAGAATTCAAGAATCTTATTCTACGGCGGCTGTACAAGATTTTCGAGATGAGAACAATGAAGCTACAAGTCTATATGACACGACTCGTGATGATTTCAAACCAAAATCAGAATTAGACTACAATTTGATTATGGAAACAGATGAGGTTCAAAATATGTGGAGGAAACTTCGTGATCACCGAATGGATTTAGGACAGCATGGCACTGCAGAACAGCTAGGTGCTATTCAAGTTGTTAAACTTGCAAGTGGGTTGAGTAACTTACTTTCAGAATGTGACCTGTTATTTCGTAATCATCAAGAAAAAGAATGT GGTATCATGGAACATCCCAAGTTTCTTTCTGATGAAGACACATTTAATTGGTATGATGAGCAAGCGATGATGTCTACGATTGCTGTACACGGGTTTTGTTTTTATGCTAAATGTATTTCAGATGTAGGATCTATGTTTGGTTTTGAGCCTAAAAACAATACAGATATAACTTCGGAAATGTTGGCTTCCACTACTAATGTTATGACACTGGGGAAGTTATCTAGACAGGATCACAAAAAAATCACTACTTTATATACTAATAAACAATTAGAGCTGAAGAAAGCAATGAACGATACAAAGAG TGAAAGCAAAACATCTCTGATGAAGGTGATCCAGTCCATTGTTCCTACAAGATTATCACTGGCGCTGAAAGGCACTGCATTCAATGAGTATCTATCTACGGTTCGCCAAATTTCGATTTCAGAAGGTTTACGCATTTTGCAAGGTGttgagaagaagagaggaaaaaG GGCCCGGAGTGCTCAACATTACTTGAGCAGATGCACAATGATGTCTCCTGAAGATATATCATTGGTATGTCAGGGTGATTTGTACAGTAAGATGTCTTCACAATTCGCAGCTGAGGTGAAAAGCAACTGTACATGA